In the genome of Gadus morhua chromosome 14, gadMor3.0, whole genome shotgun sequence, one region contains:
- the grpr gene encoding gastrin-releasing peptide receptor encodes MWQTGVALAVIYGIFIILGLIGNITLIRTFCSTKSIRNVPNLFMSSLALGDVLLLVTCAPVDASRYISEEWLFGRTGCKVIPFIQLTSVGVSVFTLTALSADRYRAIVKPLDIQTSRTTGSIVLQAALIWLLALVLAVPEAVFSDLQTFDITSTNETFVTCAPYPHTGELHPRIHSTMSFLIFYLIPLLVILVYYTFIAQSLFRSASNLPVEGTVNRRQVESRKRLARTVLVFVGLFAVCWLPSHVVYLYRSYHYSQPDTSMVHFLFSVAARLLAFTNSCLNPLALYLLSKGFQQDFNQQLRGFCCPPVARRAAALSLQKSVHVTSVRSTRQQSLASHHGPPVYQEGHF; translated from the exons ATGTGGCAAACTGGCGTCGCCCTGGCTGTAATCTACGGCATTTTCATTATTCTGGGACTAATTGGTAACATCACACTCATCAGGACGTTTTGCTCCACCAAATCCATCCGGAACGTCCCGAACCTCTTCATGTCCAGCCTCGCGCTCGGAGATGTTTTGCTGCTCGTGACGTGCGCGCCGGTGGACGCGAGCCGTTATATATCAGAGGAATGGCTGTTCGGGAGAACCGGCTGTAAAGTCATCCCGTTCATCCAACTAACTTCGGTCGGGGTGTCCGTGTTCACGCTCACGGCTCTGTCTGCTGATAG ATACCGAGCCATCGTGAAGCCCCTGGACATCCAGACTTCCAGGACCACCGGCAGCATCGTCCTGCAGGCGGCTCTCATCTGGCTCCTGGCTCTGGTCCTGGCCGTGCCAGAGGCCGTCTTTTCAGACCTGCAGACCTTCGACATCACCAGCACCAACGAGACCTTTGTCACATGCGCCCCCTATCCGCACACCGGGGAGCTGCATCCAAGGATCCACTCCACGATGTCCTTCCTCATATTCTACCTGATCCCCCTGCTGGTCATATTGGTGTACTACACCTTCATCGCTCAAAGCCTCTTCCGCAGTGCCTCCAATTTACCGGTGGAAGGAACCGTCAACAGACGACAA GTTGAGTCGAGGAAGCGTCTGGCCAGAACCGTGCTGGTGTTTGTGGGCCTGTTCGCGGTGTGTTGGCTACCAAGCCACGTGGTCTACCTGTACCGCTCCTACCACTATTCACAG ccGGACACCTCGATGGTCCACTTCCTGTTCAGCGTTGCGGCCCGTCTGTTGGCCTTCACCAACTCCTGCCTGAACCCCTTGGCCCTCTACCTGCTGAGCAAGGGCTTCCAGCAGGACTTCAACCAGCAGCTCCGGGGCTTCTGCTGCCCCCCGGTGGCCCGGAGGGCCGCCGCACTCTCCCTGCAGAAGTCTGTTCACGTGACCTCGGTCCGCAGCACGCGACAGCAGTCCCTGGCCAGCCACCACGGACCCCCCGTTTACCAGGAAGGACACTTCTGA